From the genome of Triticum aestivum cultivar Chinese Spring chromosome 3B, IWGSC CS RefSeq v2.1, whole genome shotgun sequence, one region includes:
- the LOC123068406 gene encoding putative E3 ubiquitin-protein ligase SINA-like 6, translating to MAEEPPVKSTKTEDLGEGSVPDAAAAAEAEEERPGGEVTVKIQSKALRCRICSEPLKPPIFKCAAGHVLCSQCPEKLREVGHVLRLGTFCPLCCKSTSYSRCVELEQFIDAMKVPCSNQTYGCNEFVGYQEKEKHESSCPHAPCYCPEDDCAFKAPACCLLDHFVTAHGWSPTNLGYNKPLKILLARDRRFMLLVGEDMSLFLLINTLTSIGSALTVVCVRPHESEPSYSCNISAAHGVAGGKTDGRLVFQKDPHVSSSSLVGGVQMGNFFLLVPLEFAETSSGELTVHIRIDRVAP from the exons ATGGCGGAAGAACCTCCGGTGAAGAGCACCAAGACGGAGGACCTTGGAGAGGGGTCAGTGCCagacgccgcggcggcggcggaggcggaagagGAGAGGCCCGGCGGCGAGGTGACCGTCAAGATACAGTCCAAAGCTCTCCGCTGCAGGATCTGCTCCGAGCCCCTCAAGCCACCCATCTTCAAG TGTGCGGCTGGGCACGTTTTGTGTTCTCAGTGCCCGGAAAAGCTCCGTGAGGTTGGGCACGTTTTGAGGCTGGGTACATTCTGCCCTCTGTGTTGCAAAAGCACTAGCTATTCCCGCTGCGTCGAGCTCGAGCAGTTCATCGACGCCATGAAAGTGCCATGCTCGAACCAAACATACGGCTGCAACGAGTTCGTCGGCTACCAGGAGAaagagaagcatgagagttcatgCCCACATGCTCCATGCTACTGCCCAGAGGATGACTGTGCCTTCAAAGCGCCGGCATGTTGCCTGCTGGACCACTTCGTCACCGCGCACGGATGGTCGCCGACCAACTTGGGTTACAACAAGCCACTGAAGATCCTCTTGGCACGAGACCGCCGGTTCATGCTTCTGGTTGGGGAGGACATGTCCTTGTTCCTCCTGATCAACACCCTGACCAGCATCGGCAGTGCTCTCACCGTGGTCTGCGTCAGGCCCCACGAGTCTGAACCGAGCTATTCGTGCAACATCTCGGCTGCTCATGGTGTCGCTGGTGGGAAAACCGATGGGAGGCTCGTGTTCCAGAAGGATCCTCACGTGTCAAGCAGCTCGCTGGTGGGTGGAGTTCAGATGGGCAACTTCTTCCTGCTGGTTCCTCTGGAATTCGCCGAGACCTCATCTGGTGAACTCACTGTACACATCCGCATCGACAGAGTGGCGCCATAG